The following coding sequences lie in one Bacteroidota bacterium genomic window:
- a CDS encoding PKD domain-containing protein: MLPTAKNILPEGLKSLTTLLCIVAFVFLSKTTKADCPGIVTSFTTSQVLICGPGPNVISFTNTSTGVDAAGANYFWYLNGTFFDTSSGLSAPNTSTISLVGTYNYMMIAHGPSGCRDTAIVQVIIRPIPVANFTFTPNNQCAGTTIVFTNSSTGTGAFTTYAWNFGDAGTSTAVSPTHVYAAGGSYNVTLTVTNGAGCASTFNTTVTVLPRPVAAISGDDGDGDTQYCLSPVDNTTSEVVTFFNTTTGAVSYSWNFGDGSPVFTTASLASFTHTYSSYGTFTVTMTATGANGCTTTTTLTVVFDKFVSASFVVPLAEFSGCVPHTVTPVNASQNANLYVWNFGDGTPSVTTTSPVAPSHVYTTGGSYTISVVASNSCNSSTSTVGPITIVGPPILNFTATPALGCSPQTVTFGNTTTGASPINNFYWDFGNGNTLSGVKFPPPQVYYQGTWTIMMVSGNACGSDTMYRTIVVDTIPTAIMTATPLIGCSPLTVTTTNSSVGGALSYQWFIDGVLTYTSVTIPNQIFTAPAGTTVALHTIRLRVSNHCGVDDTTVTITVHPPVVATVAPLVSTICAGGSVTFTQASQGTLLTYAWTFGNGNTSASATPPAQTYPTAGTYNVLLTVTGFCGTDTASAIVVVNPIPVAPTALGANICSGTNTTLTATAPGGTYQWYSAPVAGTLLQTGASYTTPVLAASTTYYVQTTVLGCVSPMTTVPVVVTPTPVAPTAIGTTICAGDSATLTATAPGGSYQWYNAAVGGTLLGTGASFNTPPLVVTTTYFVQTTVAGCTSPRTIVTVIVTPTPAAPTVTPINICTGNTATLTATAPGGTYEWFDAPVAGTLLNTGASYTTPILTSTTTYYVQTTISGCISPLTPVIVTVNPMPIADIVPDVNAGCAGLQVTFNNNSTLGGTYNWTFNGATPASSTLYSPPVITFNTSGNQLVYVVVNVLGCITNDTAFINIAPLPTPSFTATPVSGCSPVTTVFNNTSGVTAGDTYLWTFDNGATSTLFNPPSQTYTATTIDSLYVVQLVISAANGCQDSVSQTITVHANPVANFSVSNDTVCANTSISYFNTSTGATTYQWSFGDATTSTTTNPTHTFPIPNTYTTQLIASSAFGCLDTTQLLIVVDTVPVAAFTNTTECLGFATQFTNTSIGSIVSWSWNFGDGSPIVATANPAHTYPSNGTYNVTLTVTNVFGCTHSITQAVVVNAVPVAAFSNTTVCLGQPTAFTDLTSGTPINWIWNFGDASPISNTQHPTHIYATAGTFNVTLISFGGSGCSDTITNVVTVNPVPTANFNFASVCTNDTMFFNSTSIGTPDTFVWNFGDGFSDNTNNPSPTHVYTTAGTYNVTLTVGYAATGCTNALTIPVTAFPLTVPNFTSTTPCLNVSTSFTDLTTNSPTQWNWNFGDGNTSALQNPTHVYAAAGTYAVALLTQNVFGCQDSITISTIVNPLPVSAFVFDTVCEGAITTFTDQSTAAVSWAWDFGDGITSTSNSPTHIYPAAATYNVTLIVTNMFGCTDTITHSIIVNPNPVSSYTATTACHTYPTVFTDLSTAAVSWSWDFGDATAANTNQSPAYTYTNPGNYTVTLLVTNSFGCTNSSSQTITVLQQPQADFTFSTVCARQSVLFTDATVGPLMTNWSWDFGDGSPINNLQNPTHIYSLGGTYNVTLIVGNASGCLDTVVQSILVNTVPTPLFTANVSCQGTITSFTDLSTDAVAIASWFYDFGDGNNSVSQNPNYIYAAAGTYNVSLTVANINGCDSTFTMPITVNVMPVANYSVDTVCIGTPTTFTDLSTGSPTAWTWDFGDGTTSTTGPVTTHVYATAGSFITTLSVSSGVGCADATFQIVVVRSDVQADIAANNSACVNELVAINDNSVITSGFILSDTWDFGDGSPIANTLNTTHVYTTPGTYIITHVVISDGGCASTAIDTIVVNPLPVASFTSANTCQIQPSIFTDSSTGGVTAWDWDFGDATTSALQNPTHPYATNGAYNVTLIVNTAAGCADTTNQLITVYGQPNASFTSNVVCWGDTTTFVNTSTTTDGVIVSTWWDFGDGSTSTIYNPDHVLGTTTNTFNVTLAIVTSYGCVDTVTQIVTTHPLPVFDFGPAATSGCVEFTTQFTDNTTVSGGTIVNWLWDFGDGNFTFSQNPIHTYDVAGNYYVGLTVTSSYGCVMSDTLNFPIVVYPVPVAEFSASPWQASIYEPNIQLTDLSSGATLWDWNLGDNETSIDQNPYHVYPDTGTYTITQIAINQYGCTDTAEHDIHIYGETTTYIPNAFTPNNNGLNDVFAPKMYGVLEFKMFIFDRWGNEIFRTEDMNEGWNGRVKGVGEIVQQDVYVYKIFTKDLLRNDHSYIGSVTIVK; the protein is encoded by the coding sequence ATGCTCCCAACAGCAAAAAACATACTCCCAGAAGGGCTTAAATCCCTAACAACACTGCTTTGTATTGTTGCCTTTGTTTTTTTATCTAAAACAACAAAAGCGGATTGTCCGGGAATTGTTACCTCTTTCACAACTTCTCAAGTTCTTATTTGCGGTCCTGGACCCAATGTCATTAGTTTTACAAATACGAGTACGGGTGTTGATGCGGCAGGAGCAAATTACTTTTGGTATTTGAATGGGACATTTTTCGACACCTCCAGCGGATTGTCTGCTCCCAATACTTCTACCATATCACTAGTCGGAACATACAATTACATGATGATTGCACATGGCCCTTCTGGCTGCAGAGATACAGCGATTGTACAAGTGATTATTCGTCCGATTCCAGTGGCCAATTTTACATTTACTCCCAACAATCAATGTGCGGGAACAACCATTGTATTTACGAATTCATCAACTGGAACCGGAGCCTTTACAACCTATGCCTGGAATTTTGGAGATGCAGGAACATCAACCGCAGTAAGCCCAACGCATGTCTATGCAGCAGGCGGATCATACAATGTTACATTAACCGTTACAAACGGAGCGGGTTGTGCCAGCACTTTTAATACAACAGTTACCGTGTTGCCGCGCCCAGTCGCAGCCATTTCAGGGGACGATGGCGATGGCGACACACAATATTGTTTATCGCCTGTTGACAATACCACTTCAGAAGTCGTAACGTTTTTTAATACCACAACTGGTGCGGTTTCCTATAGTTGGAACTTTGGTGATGGAAGTCCTGTTTTCACAACTGCATCATTGGCAAGTTTTACGCACACTTATAGTTCCTACGGAACTTTCACCGTTACGATGACAGCAACTGGTGCAAACGGATGTACAACAACAACAACTCTCACCGTTGTCTTTGATAAATTTGTTTCTGCATCATTTGTGGTTCCTTTGGCCGAATTCTCAGGTTGTGTGCCACATACCGTAACACCCGTTAATGCATCTCAAAATGCAAATTTATATGTTTGGAATTTTGGTGATGGAACGCCATCTGTGACAACAACAAGTCCTGTTGCACCAAGTCACGTGTATACTACTGGAGGTTCGTATACTATTTCTGTTGTGGCGTCCAATAGCTGTAACTCTTCTACTTCAACTGTAGGTCCTATCACCATTGTTGGTCCACCAATACTTAATTTCACTGCCACACCAGCACTGGGTTGCTCACCACAAACAGTAACTTTTGGAAACACTACCACAGGCGCTTCTCCAATCAATAATTTTTATTGGGATTTTGGAAATGGAAACACATTAAGTGGCGTGAAATTTCCCCCACCTCAAGTGTATTATCAAGGAACCTGGACCATCATGATGGTGTCAGGAAACGCGTGTGGTTCGGATACTATGTATCGTACGATTGTGGTGGATACAATTCCAACGGCAATCATGACCGCAACACCATTGATTGGCTGTTCTCCATTAACGGTAACCACAACGAATAGTTCTGTCGGTGGTGCATTATCCTATCAATGGTTTATTGATGGTGTATTGACATATACATCGGTGACGATACCGAATCAAATATTTACAGCGCCTGCAGGAACAACAGTTGCATTGCATACCATCCGCTTAAGAGTTTCCAATCATTGTGGTGTTGACGATACAACCGTTACCATAACGGTACATCCGCCAGTAGTCGCCACCGTTGCACCACTGGTTTCTACAATTTGTGCAGGGGGCAGTGTTACATTTACACAAGCCTCACAAGGAACATTGTTAACATATGCGTGGACATTTGGAAACGGGAATACATCCGCATCTGCAACTCCTCCGGCACAAACGTATCCTACAGCCGGGACATACAATGTGTTGTTAACTGTTACCGGATTTTGTGGAACAGATACCGCCTCTGCAATTGTTGTGGTGAACCCTATTCCGGTGGCTCCAACAGCATTGGGTGCAAATATTTGTTCGGGCACAAATACAACATTAACAGCTACCGCTCCAGGTGGAACCTATCAATGGTATTCGGCACCGGTTGCCGGAACACTTTTACAAACGGGCGCCAGTTATACCACACCAGTTTTGGCAGCTTCAACAACCTACTATGTTCAAACAACAGTTTTAGGTTGTGTGAGTCCAATGACAACAGTTCCTGTTGTTGTAACCCCAACACCGGTTGCGCCAACAGCAATTGGAACAACCATTTGTGCAGGCGATTCTGCAACACTCACCGCAACTGCTCCGGGTGGTTCCTATCAATGGTACAATGCGGCTGTTGGTGGAACGCTTTTAGGAACAGGAGCTTCTTTTAACACTCCGCCACTAGTGGTTACCACGACCTATTTTGTTCAAACAACAGTTGCCGGATGTACAAGTCCGCGAACAATTGTTACGGTGATTGTAACTCCTACTCCTGCGGCACCTACAGTTACCCCGATAAATATTTGTACAGGGAACACAGCAACGCTTACTGCCACTGCTCCAGGGGGAACATATGAATGGTTTGATGCCCCGGTTGCCGGAACACTATTAAACACAGGCGCTTCCTACACCACTCCGATATTAACCTCCACAACAACGTATTATGTGCAAACAACCATATCAGGTTGTATTAGTCCGTTAACACCGGTTATCGTTACAGTAAACCCGATGCCAATTGCAGATATTGTTCCTGATGTGAATGCCGGTTGTGCCGGTTTGCAAGTAACATTTAACAACAATTCTACTTTAGGTGGGACTTATAATTGGACATTCAACGGTGCTACACCGGCCTCATCTACACTTTATTCCCCACCGGTTATTACTTTTAATACTTCCGGAAATCAACTGGTGTATGTAGTTGTGAATGTGCTGGGCTGTATTACAAATGATACAGCGTTTATCAACATAGCTCCATTACCAACTCCGAGTTTTACTGCAACTCCCGTTTCCGGATGCTCACCGGTTACTACCGTGTTTAATAATACCAGCGGTGTTACTGCCGGTGATACGTATTTGTGGACGTTTGATAATGGTGCAACTTCTACACTTTTTAATCCGCCATCACAAACATATACTGCAACAACAATTGATAGTTTGTATGTTGTTCAATTAGTAATTTCTGCTGCAAATGGTTGTCAGGATAGTGTTTCCCAAACCATTACAGTTCACGCGAATCCGGTTGCTAATTTTAGTGTCAGCAACGATACTGTTTGTGCGAACACCAGCATTTCTTATTTTAATACATCAACCGGAGCAACAACATATCAATGGAGTTTTGGTGATGCAACTACAAGTACAACAACAAATCCAACACATACGTTTCCAATACCAAATACTTATACAACCCAACTCATTGCATCTTCCGCATTCGGATGTTTGGATACCACACAATTATTAATTGTGGTAGATACCGTTCCTGTTGCAGCATTTACAAATACAACAGAATGTTTAGGCTTTGCAACACAGTTTACAAACACATCCATTGGAAGTATTGTATCATGGAGCTGGAACTTTGGAGACGGTTCTCCTATTGTAGCAACGGCCAACCCAGCGCATACATATCCGTCTAACGGAACATACAATGTTACACTAACGGTGACAAATGTTTTTGGTTGTACACATTCAATCACGCAAGCGGTTGTTGTGAATGCTGTTCCTGTGGCTGCATTTAGTAATACAACAGTTTGTTTGGGTCAACCAACAGCGTTTACAGATTTAACAAGCGGCACTCCCATTAATTGGATTTGGAATTTTGGTGATGCTTCTCCGATAAGCAATACACAGCATCCAACGCATATATATGCGACAGCCGGAACATTTAACGTTACATTAATTTCTTTCGGAGGAAGCGGTTGTTCGGATACCATTACAAATGTGGTTACTGTCAATCCTGTTCCAACAGCAAACTTCAATTTTGCATCGGTTTGTACGAACGATACCATGTTTTTTAACAGCACATCCATTGGAACACCAGATACATTTGTTTGGAATTTTGGCGATGGCTTTTCTGACAACACCAACAACCCTTCACCAACACATGTATATACAACTGCAGGAACGTATAATGTTACGCTCACTGTCGGATATGCCGCTACAGGATGTACCAATGCGCTTACCATTCCTGTCACTGCCTTTCCACTTACTGTTCCAAATTTTACAAGCACTACGCCTTGTTTAAATGTTTCAACAAGCTTTACAGATTTGACCACAAATTCTCCAACACAATGGAATTGGAATTTCGGAGACGGAAATACGAGTGCCTTGCAGAACCCAACGCATGTATACGCAGCAGCAGGAACCTATGCCGTTGCATTGCTTACACAAAACGTATTTGGTTGTCAGGACTCCATAACAATTAGTACCATTGTCAATCCACTGCCAGTATCAGCATTTGTCTTTGATACAGTTTGCGAAGGAGCAATAACAACATTTACAGATCAATCCACAGCAGCAGTTTCTTGGGCATGGGATTTTGGTGATGGAATAACAAGTACAAGCAATTCGCCAACACATATTTATCCTGCTGCAGCAACATACAACGTTACTTTAATCGTAACAAATATGTTTGGATGCACTGATACCATCACGCATTCGATTATCGTAAATCCGAATCCTGTTTCATCGTATACGGCAACAACAGCATGCCATACCTATCCAACCGTTTTTACAGATTTATCTACTGCTGCTGTTTCGTGGAGTTGGGATTTTGGTGATGCGACTGCGGCAAACACAAATCAATCGCCAGCGTATACGTATACAAACCCCGGGAATTACACTGTAACATTGCTTGTTACAAACAGTTTTGGTTGTACCAATTCGTCTTCGCAAACAATAACTGTATTGCAACAACCACAAGCTGATTTTACATTTAGCACAGTATGTGCACGACAATCCGTTTTGTTTACTGATGCAACCGTTGGCCCTTTAATGACAAACTGGAGCTGGGATTTTGGTGATGGTTCACCAATCAACAACTTACAAAATCCAACACATATCTATTCACTTGGTGGAACGTATAATGTGACCTTAATTGTTGGAAATGCATCCGGTTGTTTGGATACAGTTGTACAATCAATACTTGTAAACACCGTTCCAACACCATTGTTTACAGCCAATGTAAGCTGTCAAGGAACCATCACATCGTTTACAGATTTATCAACCGATGCCGTTGCAATTGCATCCTGGTTTTATGATTTTGGTGATGGAAATAATTCCGTATCACAAAATCCGAACTATATTTATGCTGCTGCAGGCACTTACAATGTTTCGTTAACGGTTGCAAACATTAATGGTTGTGATAGCACATTTACAATGCCAATAACAGTGAATGTAATGCCGGTAGCAAACTATTCTGTCGACACCGTTTGTATTGGAACGCCAACCACTTTTACAGATCTTTCAACAGGAAGTCCAACAGCGTGGACTTGGGATTTTGGTGACGGCACAACAAGCACAACCGGTCCTGTTACAACACATGTATACGCAACAGCAGGTTCATTCATTACTACTTTATCCGTTTCCAGTGGAGTAGGTTGTGCAGATGCAACTTTCCAAATTGTTGTGGTGAGAAGTGATGTACAGGCAGATATTGCAGCAAACAACAGTGCATGTGTAAATGAATTGGTTGCCATTAACGATAACTCTGTAATTACATCTGGATTTATTTTGTCGGATACCTGGGATTTTGGTGACGGCTCTCCTATTGCAAACACATTAAACACCACGCATGTATACACAACACCTGGAACTTATATCATCACACATGTGGTTATTTCGGATGGCGGTTGTGCAAGCACAGCTATAGATACCATTGTTGTCAACCCATTGCCGGTGGCAAGCTTTACATCCGCTAACACATGCCAAATTCAGCCAAGTATTTTTACTGATAGTTCAACCGGTGGTGTAACAGCATGGGATTGGGATTTTGGTGATGCGACAACCAGCGCGCTTCAAAATCCTACACATCCATATGCAACAAACGGGGCGTATAACGTTACATTAATTGTGAATACTGCTGCTGGTTGTGCAGATACAACAAATCAATTGATAACCGTTTACGGACAACCGAATGCATCCTTTACCAGCAATGTTGTTTGTTGGGGTGATACCACCACTTTTGTAAATACCTCTACCACTACTGATGGCGTTATCGTTTCCACATGGTGGGATTTTGGTGATGGAAGTACGTCTACAATCTATAATCCGGATCATGTTTTAGGAACAACAACAAATACATTTAATGTGACATTGGCCATTGTGACCAGTTACGGTTGTGTGGATACTGTTACACAAATTGTAACAACACATCCTCTTCCTGTTTTTGATTTTGGCCCAGCAGCTACAAGTGGTTGTGTGGAATTTACAACTCAATTTACAGACAATACAACGGTCAGCGGTGGTACGATTGTTAATTGGTTATGGGACTTTGGCGATGGAAATTTTACATTCTCTCAAAACCCAATTCATACCTACGATGTGGCCGGAAACTATTATGTTGGATTAACAGTAACCTCTTCCTATGGTTGTGTGATGAGCGATACACTCAATTTCCCAATTGTAGTTTATCCGGTTCCCGTTGCGGAGTTTTCAGCAAGTCCATGGCAAGCATCTATCTATGAACCAAACATTCAGCTTACCGATTTGTCTTCCGGTGCAACGCTCTGGGATTGGAACTTAGGTGACAACGAAACGAGCATCGATCAAAATCCGTATCATGTTTATCCTGATACTGGAACGTATACCATCACCCAAATTGCAATCAATCAATATGGTTGTACAGATACAGCAGAACACGATATTCATATTTATGGGGAAACAACAACCTACATCCCGAATGCATTCACTCCGAATAACAATGGATTAAATGATGTGTTTGCACCGAAAATGTATGGAGTTTTAGAATTTAAAATGTTCATTTTCGACCGATGGGGCAATGAAATTTTTAGGACAGAAGACATGAACGAAGGCTGGAACGGACGTGTAAAAGGTGTTGGTGAAATCGTTCAGCAAGATGTTTATGTATACAAGATATTTACAAAAGATTTGCTACGGAACGACCACAGCTACATAGGAAGTGTGACAATTGTAAAGTAA
- a CDS encoding T9SS type A sorting domain-containing protein, with translation MTDTLGVPNSGSGNNTTYYYFGTTTSISESSTDVFQFSVSPNPISKTAEIKYQIAEEGNVKVELFDITGKWIKTIVNENQSKGYHVISFDKSSFSAGNYFFTISNGSGTETKKVVIVE, from the coding sequence TTGACTGACACGTTGGGCGTTCCTAATTCTGGTAGCGGTAACAATACAACATACTATTATTTTGGAACAACAACTTCCATAAGTGAATCTTCAACAGATGTATTTCAATTTTCTGTATCTCCAAACCCGATTTCAAAAACAGCTGAAATAAAATACCAAATTGCGGAAGAAGGAAACGTGAAAGTTGAACTGTTTGACATCACAGGAAAATGGATTAAAACAATTGTAAATGAAAATCAATCAAAAGGTTATCACGTGATAAGCTTTGATAAATCGAGCTTCTCTGCAGGAAACTATTTCTTCACGATTTCAAATGGAAGTGGAACGGAAACAAAAAAGGTTGTGATTGTAGAGTAA
- a CDS encoding PhoH family protein, with amino-acid sequence MVKEKKIFVLDTSVIIYDHMAAKSFKEHDVVIPITVLEELDNFKKGNDTKNYAAREFTRYIDKISNGIILQDWININGKGHGMIKIEMHQDSKTDAERVFGERKADHRILNTALFVSEQYPNRKVVMVTKDINLRIKAKSLGLIAEDYETGKIKDVNEQLYTGRSEIQKVSTEVINEIYEKGFCDPSALLKKNKPASNHFYVLKNGTKSVLASYNPSKDTLERVKKVTAFGVNPRNAEQAFALDAIMNPEIKLVSIQGVAGTGKTLLSLAGALEQRRTFHQIYLARPIVPLSNKDIGYLPGDIKSKLNPYMEPLWDNLKFIKNQFTEKDKEFKQITEMVEHEKLIVCPLAYIRGRSLSDVFFIVDEAQNLTPHEVKTIISRAGENTKMIFTGDIHQIDTPYLDTQSNGLSYLIDKLKNQSLYAHITLEKGERSELANLANEFL; translated from the coding sequence ATGGTGAAAGAGAAAAAAATTTTCGTTCTTGATACGTCTGTCATTATCTACGACCACATGGCCGCTAAAAGTTTCAAAGAACATGATGTGGTGATTCCAATTACCGTGTTAGAAGAATTGGACAACTTCAAAAAAGGTAACGACACAAAAAATTACGCAGCACGAGAATTTACTCGATACATCGATAAAATTTCGAACGGCATTATCCTCCAAGATTGGATAAACATCAATGGCAAAGGCCATGGGATGATAAAAATTGAAATGCATCAGGATTCTAAAACCGATGCAGAGCGCGTTTTTGGTGAACGCAAAGCAGATCATCGCATTTTAAATACTGCTTTATTTGTTTCGGAACAATACCCGAACAGAAAAGTAGTGATGGTTACCAAAGACATCAATCTTCGTATTAAAGCAAAGTCTCTCGGACTCATTGCAGAAGATTATGAAACAGGAAAAATCAAAGATGTTAACGAACAACTGTATACCGGAAGAAGTGAAATTCAAAAGGTATCTACAGAAGTGATCAATGAAATTTACGAAAAAGGGTTTTGTGATCCGAGCGCATTGCTAAAGAAAAACAAACCGGCATCTAACCATTTTTATGTTCTAAAAAACGGAACAAAATCTGTCCTTGCATCTTATAATCCAAGTAAGGATACATTGGAGCGTGTTAAAAAAGTAACTGCATTCGGAGTGAATCCACGCAATGCCGAACAAGCATTTGCATTGGATGCAATTATGAATCCAGAAATAAAATTGGTTTCCATTCAAGGTGTTGCTGGTACAGGAAAAACATTATTATCCTTAGCCGGAGCATTAGAGCAACGCAGAACATTTCACCAAATTTATTTGGCGCGCCCAATTGTTCCTTTGAGCAATAAAGACATTGGATATTTACCGGGTGATATTAAATCGAAGCTGAATCCTTATATGGAGCCGTTGTGGGACAATTTGAAATTTATCAAAAATCAGTTTACTGAAAAAGATAAAGAGTTCAAACAAATTACCGAGATGGTAGAACATGAGAAGTTGATTGTTTGTCCGCTTGCCTACATCCGTGGAAGAAGTTTATCCGATGTGTTTTTTATTGTAGATGAGGCGCAAAACCTAACGCCACATGAAGTAAAAACAATTATTTCACGTGCTGGAGAAAACACCAAGATGATTTTCACCGGTGATATTCACCAAATTGATACTCCGTATTTGGATACACAAAGTAATGGCTTGTCGTACTTGATTGATAAATTGAAAAATCAATCATTGTATGCACACATTACGTTGGAAAAAGGTGAACGTTCAGAATTGGCCAATTTGGCAAATGAGTTTTTGTAA